The proteins below are encoded in one region of Mycobacterium pseudokansasii:
- a CDS encoding class I SAM-dependent methyltransferase, giving the protein MALTVGEARSLYDRIGRVQDWQAFYEDTTINRLVANAALAGDQTIFEFGCGTGRLAARLLASLPPTVNYLGVDVSPVMVSLATRRVAARAKQARIVLVDGSLPLPADDGCADRVLSTFVFDLLDEAYARTVLDDLRRILAPNGRLCIASLGHGDRLAERAISRTWMRLWRFAPKVLGGCRLVSVTALLEHGWNVEHHSRVHRLGLVMDVVIATPDTRQR; this is encoded by the coding sequence GTGGCGCTCACGGTGGGCGAGGCCCGTTCGCTCTACGACCGGATCGGTCGCGTCCAGGACTGGCAGGCCTTCTATGAGGACACGACAATAAACCGGCTCGTGGCAAATGCCGCCCTCGCCGGGGACCAGACGATTTTTGAGTTCGGTTGCGGCACTGGTCGGTTAGCCGCGCGTCTGCTGGCGTCGCTGCCGCCTACGGTCAACTACCTCGGCGTCGACGTCAGCCCGGTGATGGTCAGCTTGGCCACCCGTCGAGTCGCCGCCAGGGCCAAGCAGGCCCGAATAGTGCTTGTCGACGGCTCGCTGCCGCTACCCGCCGATGACGGGTGCGCGGACCGAGTGCTGTCTACGTTTGTGTTCGATCTGCTCGACGAAGCCTACGCCCGGACCGTGCTCGACGATCTGCGGCGGATCCTCGCACCCAACGGCCGGCTCTGCATAGCCAGCCTGGGCCACGGAGATCGGCTGGCCGAACGAGCCATCTCGCGAACTTGGATGAGGCTATGGCGGTTTGCGCCAAAGGTTTTGGGCGGGTGTCGTCTCGTCAGCGTGACCGCTCTGCTGGAACACGGCTGGAATGTCGAGCATCACTCGCGCGTGCATCGATTGGGGCTTGTCATGGATGTCGTGATCGCAACTCCGGACACACGCCAACGATGA
- a CDS encoding wax ester/triacylglycerol synthase family O-acyltransferase translates to MEQLSGLDAAFVYFEAAGGAHVSSFAIYDPSTAPGGTVSFDDVAAHIGSRLGADRAFRSALARVPFDLDHPYWVRDKNFELSRHLHHLTLPRPGDWRELCELVSQLHARRMDLSRPPWECYFIDGLGKIEGFPDDAFVVCFKMHHSAVDGITGMGIVGALHDPTPETRPAPADEWSPERRPSPLNLLVRAAVSYARRPPRLLSAARHGVPVLARLPAAMTRLRSTGQVEQGLFGGVPHTRFNDRTDGRRNFDGRAYDLAAIRAARTQVPAATVNDVVLAGIGGALRRYLLDKGELPESSLVTVIAMQEHVKGRRGANQLAVARASLGTNIADPVSRLRAVHESSARSKAFIEAVGPRSFVEYAEFLPGSLLVPAIRLARAAHLGQYWDTSWVANTYVTTMRGSQSPIYLVGARMIASYGFTPFSQRNGLMHSAVSYCGRMLVSINGCPAVLPDIEHYGECMDASFAELLPRADLGTGSRPKPAPAPAHHR, encoded by the coding sequence ATGGAGCAATTGAGCGGTTTGGACGCCGCGTTCGTGTACTTCGAAGCTGCCGGCGGGGCGCACGTCAGCTCGTTCGCGATCTACGACCCGTCGACGGCTCCGGGCGGCACTGTCAGCTTCGACGATGTCGCCGCGCATATCGGCTCCCGGCTTGGCGCGGACCGCGCTTTTCGCTCGGCGCTGGCTCGGGTCCCCTTCGATCTGGATCACCCGTACTGGGTGCGCGACAAGAACTTCGAGCTGAGCCGGCACCTGCACCACCTGACCTTGCCCCGCCCCGGTGACTGGCGGGAGCTCTGTGAGCTGGTGTCACAACTGCATGCTCGACGCATGGATCTGAGCCGGCCTCCCTGGGAGTGCTACTTCATCGACGGGCTCGGCAAGATCGAGGGATTCCCGGACGATGCCTTCGTGGTGTGCTTCAAGATGCATCATTCGGCGGTCGACGGCATCACGGGCATGGGCATCGTCGGCGCGCTGCATGACCCCACCCCGGAAACCCGGCCAGCGCCGGCGGACGAGTGGAGCCCGGAGCGGCGCCCGTCGCCGCTGAATCTGCTCGTCCGCGCCGCGGTCAGCTATGCCCGACGACCGCCCCGACTGCTGTCTGCGGCCAGACACGGCGTTCCCGTCCTGGCTCGGCTGCCCGCAGCGATGACCCGATTGAGGTCGACAGGTCAGGTGGAGCAAGGACTTTTCGGCGGCGTGCCCCACACCCGGTTCAACGACCGCACCGATGGCCGTCGCAATTTCGACGGACGAGCCTACGACCTGGCCGCAATCCGGGCCGCACGCACGCAGGTGCCGGCAGCCACGGTCAACGACGTCGTGCTTGCGGGCATCGGGGGCGCGCTGCGCCGCTATCTGCTGGACAAGGGGGAGTTGCCCGAATCGTCGCTCGTCACGGTCATCGCGATGCAGGAGCACGTCAAGGGACGGCGCGGGGCGAATCAGCTTGCAGTGGCCCGTGCATCGCTCGGCACGAACATCGCCGACCCGGTATCCCGGCTGCGGGCCGTGCACGAGTCCAGCGCCCGCTCGAAGGCCTTCATCGAGGCGGTGGGTCCGCGCTCTTTCGTCGAGTACGCCGAGTTCTTGCCGGGCTCCCTGCTAGTCCCGGCGATCCGTCTCGCAAGGGCGGCACACCTCGGGCAGTACTGGGACACGTCGTGGGTCGCCAACACGTACGTGACCACCATGCGCGGTTCGCAGTCCCCGATCTACCTTGTCGGTGCTCGGATGATCGCGAGCTATGGTTTCACCCCATTCTCGCAACGAAACGGGTTGATGCACAGCGCGGTCAGCTATTGCGGACGCATGCTCGTCAGCATCAACGGCTGCCCGGCCGTGCTGCCGGATATCGAGCACTACGGCGAGTGCATGGACGCGTCGTTCGCTGAACTACTGCCGCGTGCAGATCTCGGCACCGGGTCGAGACCGAAACCAGCCCCCGCGCCCGCCCATCACCGGTAG
- a CDS encoding carboxymuconolactone decarboxylase family protein, protein MTVELPSSPLGEVDPQFERLALDVGAATFSLPGTSAREKLMQNLAMDICRPTLGLAFRMHVTAATMHGLSYADLLAAIRFVAPYSGYPAVADALARLQQVATEIGMDTSDLDELPAPAVVDAAVGHLDTGDEWTTEFIDRQLSRAWSEDRLSMRERAIMALTSDVALQALGESFRRHVELALDAGLGKDGVRDAVRFCAEHGIARAAAALRELDNVLST, encoded by the coding sequence GTGACGGTGGAGTTACCGAGCAGTCCGCTTGGTGAGGTGGATCCGCAGTTCGAGAGACTCGCACTGGACGTGGGGGCGGCTACGTTCTCGCTGCCCGGGACGAGCGCACGGGAGAAGCTCATGCAGAACCTGGCCATGGATATCTGCCGTCCGACCCTGGGGCTGGCGTTCCGGATGCACGTCACCGCGGCCACCATGCACGGTCTGAGCTACGCCGACCTGTTGGCCGCGATCCGGTTTGTCGCCCCGTATTCGGGTTATCCGGCGGTCGCCGACGCACTTGCCCGGCTGCAGCAGGTCGCCACCGAGATCGGCATGGACACCAGTGATCTCGACGAATTGCCGGCACCCGCTGTCGTGGACGCCGCGGTAGGACACCTCGACACCGGCGACGAATGGACCACCGAATTCATTGATCGGCAGTTGTCGCGGGCGTGGTCGGAGGACCGGCTCAGCATGCGAGAGCGCGCCATCATGGCGCTGACTTCCGATGTCGCCCTGCAGGCTCTCGGCGAGTCTTTCCGCCGGCACGTCGAACTCGCGCTCGATGCCGGTCTCGGCAAGGACGGCGTTCGTGACGCGGTGCGCTTCTGCGCCGAGCACGGCATCGCGCGGGCCGCGGCAGCGCTGCGCGAGCTCGACAATGTGCTGTCGACATAG
- a CDS encoding nitroreductase/quinone reductase family protein: MPAPRWVAQANKLGLNRVTKYVATWAPGWGVVIHRGRTSGRVFRTPLWVFRRDNEFVVALTYGPGTDWVRNVLAAGGCELQTRRRHYQLGAPTLFRDEMANGMPPFIRFMLRRVIKAPEFLKLDVVRELVPAG; this comes from the coding sequence ATGCCGGCACCACGATGGGTTGCCCAAGCCAACAAGTTGGGACTCAATCGCGTCACCAAGTACGTCGCCACCTGGGCGCCGGGATGGGGGGTCGTCATCCACCGCGGTCGCACATCTGGCCGCGTCTTTCGCACACCGCTGTGGGTCTTCCGCCGCGACAACGAATTTGTCGTCGCACTGACCTACGGCCCCGGCACCGACTGGGTGCGTAATGTGCTCGCCGCGGGCGGCTGCGAACTGCAGACCAGGCGGCGGCACTACCAGCTCGGCGCCCCGACACTATTTCGTGACGAGATGGCGAACGGCATGCCGCCGTTCATCCGCTTCATGCTCCGCAGGGTGATCAAGGCGCCGGAATTCCTCAAGCTCGACGTGGTGCGCGAGCTGGTACCAGCAGGCTGA
- a CDS encoding TetR family transcriptional regulator, whose translation MRPIGRRPGNPDTRNAIVTTARRLFADSGYEKTSVRDIATAAGVDPALIRHYFGSKAELFRSTVGWPFESDEISARVVSGDRGDIGARLTRVFFEAWEHPDSRAPLLAILRGAATHEESTALVRQFIQGQLYPQLAKPLQGSDAKLRIDLAMAHLLGIAYLRHVLRVEPIASTPADELIARVTPIVNAHLKNG comes from the coding sequence ATGCGCCCGATTGGACGACGCCCCGGTAATCCCGACACCCGCAACGCGATCGTCACGACCGCTCGTCGGTTGTTCGCCGACTCTGGATATGAAAAGACGTCGGTCCGCGACATTGCGACCGCCGCCGGCGTTGACCCGGCCCTGATCCGGCACTATTTCGGCAGCAAGGCCGAGCTGTTCCGGTCCACCGTGGGCTGGCCGTTCGAGTCGGACGAGATCAGCGCGCGCGTCGTCAGTGGCGATCGCGGCGACATCGGCGCGCGGCTGACCCGGGTGTTCTTCGAGGCATGGGAGCACCCGGATTCCCGCGCCCCGCTGCTGGCGATCCTGCGGGGCGCGGCCACCCACGAGGAATCCACCGCCCTGGTGCGGCAATTCATTCAGGGCCAGCTGTACCCGCAGCTGGCCAAGCCGTTGCAGGGGTCGGATGCCAAACTGCGGATCGACCTGGCGATGGCCCACCTACTGGGGATCGCCTACCTGCGCCACGTTCTGCGGGTGGAGCCGATCGCGTCCACACCAGCCGACGAACTCATTGCGCGGGTCACGCCAATTGTCAACGCGCACCTCAAAAACGGGTGA
- a CDS encoding alpha/beta fold hydrolase has translation MTGRRRSGATGCNSSANSTPWSATTNAAAGYSDRDYPSLTLENWVEDLEAVVDAAGVDRFTLLGASGGGPVAICYAARHPGRVTGLVLYGTYALGRVAFIPTPQAREEAELLIGLTRVGWGKPNPAFRRLLTTLFLPGGSDAQMAWFDELQRSSCSGEHAARSRAVRYGVDVSELARTITVPTLVLHGRDDAVVAFDEGRKLASLIPGATFVPLDSANHILLEDEPAWSVPRTVAWLLPAGRCAPPLDGALLTDREIEVLRFIAQGRDYESISAAMYLSVQTVERHLSNCCAELGVAGKSARAAAAARLAALNL, from the coding sequence ATGACTGGACGTCGAAGGTCGGGCGCCACTGGGTGCAATTCCTCAGCGAACAGCACTCCCTGGTCCGCTACGACGAACGCGGCTGCGGGCTATTCCGACCGGGACTACCCGAGCCTGACGCTGGAGAACTGGGTGGAGGACCTCGAGGCCGTCGTCGATGCTGCCGGGGTGGACCGTTTCACCCTGCTGGGTGCCAGCGGGGGTGGTCCGGTCGCGATCTGCTATGCGGCTCGTCATCCGGGTCGGGTGACCGGTCTGGTGCTCTACGGCACCTACGCACTGGGCCGGGTCGCCTTCATCCCGACACCGCAGGCACGCGAGGAAGCCGAACTGCTCATCGGGCTGACCCGGGTGGGCTGGGGCAAACCGAACCCGGCGTTTCGGCGACTGCTCACGACGTTGTTCCTGCCGGGCGGCTCGGACGCGCAGATGGCGTGGTTCGACGAGTTGCAGCGATCATCGTGTTCGGGTGAGCACGCGGCACGCTCCCGCGCGGTCCGCTACGGCGTGGACGTCAGCGAATTGGCGCGGACCATCACGGTCCCGACCCTGGTGCTGCATGGCCGCGACGACGCGGTGGTCGCCTTCGACGAGGGCCGCAAGCTCGCGTCCTTGATACCGGGCGCCACGTTCGTGCCACTCGACAGCGCCAATCACATCCTGCTCGAGGACGAGCCGGCGTGGAGCGTTCCGCGCACAGTTGCGTGGCTCCTTCCTGCAGGCCGCTGCGCGCCGCCGCTCGACGGTGCCCTGCTCACCGACCGCGAGATCGAGGTCCTGCGCTTTATTGCGCAGGGCCGCGACTACGAATCCATTTCGGCGGCAATGTATTTGAGCGTTCAGACGGTGGAGCGGCACCTGTCGAACTGCTGCGCCGAGCTCGGTGTCGCGGGGAAGTCGGCGCGGGCGGCTGCGGCTGCCCGACTGGCGGCGCTGAACCTGTAG
- a CDS encoding type II toxin-antitoxin system VapC family toxin, which produces MTFGLIVIVVDASVLAVALGDDGSDGRLARERLAHETLVAPELIDLEVVSVWRRHVAARRMPARRAACAVADLTDLPLRRSSHQPLLHRVWELRHVLTAYDAAYVALAEALDVVLVTADARLSRAFGSYCEIEVVGEISDC; this is translated from the coding sequence ATGACGTTCGGGCTGATCGTGATCGTCGTTGATGCGAGCGTGCTGGCCGTAGCGCTGGGCGACGACGGGTCGGACGGCCGGCTCGCGCGGGAACGTTTGGCGCACGAGACGTTGGTTGCTCCGGAACTCATCGACCTCGAGGTGGTCTCGGTGTGGCGCCGCCACGTCGCGGCAAGACGGATGCCGGCTCGAAGGGCCGCGTGCGCGGTGGCGGACCTGACCGATCTGCCGCTGCGTCGGTCCTCACATCAGCCATTGCTCCACCGGGTGTGGGAATTGCGGCATGTCCTGACGGCCTACGATGCCGCCTACGTTGCGCTGGCCGAGGCTCTCGACGTCGTACTTGTCACCGCAGATGCACGCCTTTCCCGTGCTTTTGGCTCCTATTGCGAGATCGAGGTCGTCGGCGAAATCAGCGATTGCTGA
- a CDS encoding FitA-like ribbon-helix-helix domain-containing protein, with protein sequence MPSVQIKDVPEDTHRVLRQRAARAHQSLQEYLRSRLIADANQPTLDEVFDRITTRRGGRVSFRAAVDDVRADRDRR encoded by the coding sequence ATGCCCAGTGTGCAGATCAAGGACGTTCCGGAGGACACCCACCGAGTCCTGCGTCAGCGAGCGGCACGCGCACATCAATCCCTACAGGAATACCTCCGAAGTCGACTCATCGCCGACGCGAATCAACCCACGCTGGATGAGGTGTTCGACCGAATCACCACACGTCGCGGCGGCCGCGTGTCTTTCAGAGCCGCCGTCGATGACGTTCGGGCTGATCGTGATCGTCGTTGA
- a CDS encoding nitrite/sulfite reductase: MTTAARPAKTRNEGQWALGQREPLNDAEQFKQEDAPLNVRDRILNVYAKQGFDSIEKSDLRGRFRWMGLYTQREQGYDGTWTGEENTDTIEAKYFMMRVRSDGKPMSAATVRTLGQVSTDFARDTADIGDRENVQFHWIRIEDVPEIWDRLASVGLTTTEACGDCPRAIHGSPLAGDSVDEILDPSPAIDEILRRFMNNPEYANLPRKYKSAISGLQDVSHETHDVAFIGVNHPEHGPGMDLWVGGGLSTNPMLAQRVGVWVPLDEVPDVWEAVTKLFRDYGYRRLRAKARLKFLVKDWGVAKFREVLETEYLQRRLIDGPAPEPVKHPIDHVGVQRLKNGLNAVGVAPIAGRVSGTILCKVADLMERAGSERARFTPYQKLVILDVADDKVDELVAGLDAIGLPSRPSSWRKNMMACTGIEFCKLSFAETRVRAQSLVPELESRLAEINTNLDVPITINVNGCPNSCARIQVADIGFKGQMVDDGDGKPVEGFQVHLGGGLGEDSGFGRKLRQHKVTSDELGDYIDRVVRNFVKQRHDGERFATWALRAEEADLR; the protein is encoded by the coding sequence ATGACCACAGCAGCCCGTCCCGCCAAGACTCGTAACGAAGGCCAGTGGGCACTTGGACAGCGTGAGCCGCTCAACGACGCGGAACAGTTCAAGCAAGAGGACGCACCGCTGAACGTCCGCGACCGAATCCTGAACGTCTATGCCAAGCAAGGTTTCGACAGCATCGAAAAGTCCGACCTTCGTGGCCGCTTCCGTTGGATGGGCCTCTACACCCAACGTGAACAGGGTTACGACGGCACCTGGACCGGTGAGGAAAACACCGACACCATCGAGGCCAAATACTTCATGATGCGGGTGCGCTCCGACGGCAAGCCGATGTCGGCCGCCACGGTGCGCACCCTGGGCCAAGTCTCGACCGACTTCGCCCGTGACACCGCCGACATCGGAGACCGGGAGAACGTCCAATTCCATTGGATCCGAATCGAAGACGTGCCCGAGATCTGGGACCGGCTGGCGTCGGTCGGTCTGACCACCACCGAAGCCTGCGGCGACTGCCCGCGCGCTATCCACGGTTCGCCGCTGGCCGGCGACTCAGTCGACGAAATCCTCGACCCCTCACCGGCGATCGACGAAATCCTGCGGCGGTTCATGAACAATCCCGAGTACGCCAATCTGCCGCGTAAGTACAAGAGCGCGATCTCGGGCCTGCAGGACGTCTCCCACGAAACCCACGACGTCGCCTTCATCGGCGTCAACCATCCTGAGCACGGCCCGGGGATGGACCTGTGGGTCGGCGGCGGCCTGTCGACCAACCCGATGCTGGCCCAACGAGTCGGCGTGTGGGTTCCGCTCGACGAGGTTCCCGACGTCTGGGAAGCGGTCACCAAGCTGTTCCGTGACTACGGCTACCGGCGGCTGCGCGCCAAGGCCCGGTTGAAGTTCCTGGTCAAGGACTGGGGTGTGGCCAAATTCCGCGAGGTCCTGGAAACCGAGTATCTGCAGCGGCGGTTGATCGACGGTCCGGCCCCCGAGCCGGTCAAGCACCCGATCGACCACGTCGGAGTGCAGCGGCTCAAGAATGGGCTCAACGCCGTCGGTGTGGCCCCCATCGCGGGCCGGGTATCGGGAACCATCCTGTGCAAGGTGGCCGACCTCATGGAAAGGGCCGGTTCGGAACGCGCCCGGTTCACCCCCTACCAGAAACTGGTCATCCTCGACGTCGCCGACGACAAGGTCGATGAACTGGTAGCCGGTCTGGATGCCATCGGTTTGCCGTCGCGGCCGTCGTCGTGGCGCAAGAATATGATGGCCTGCACCGGCATCGAGTTCTGCAAGCTGTCGTTTGCCGAAACCCGGGTCAGGGCACAGTCTTTGGTGCCGGAGCTGGAAAGCCGTCTGGCCGAAATCAATACCAATCTGGACGTGCCGATCACCATCAACGTCAACGGATGCCCCAACTCGTGCGCCCGAATTCAGGTCGCTGATATCGGTTTCAAGGGCCAAATGGTCGACGACGGGGACGGCAAACCGGTCGAGGGGTTCCAGGTCCACCTCGGCGGCGGCCTCGGCGAAGACAGCGGATTCGGCCGGAAACTGCGCCAGCACAAGGTCACCAGCGACGAACTGGGCGACTACATCGATCGGGTGGTCCGCAACTTCGTCAAGCAACGCCACGACGGCGAACGGTTCGCAACCTGGGCACTGCGGGCCGAGGAGGCCGACCTTCGATAA
- a CDS encoding phosphoadenylyl-sulfate reductase: MSYTEAQLRELAARGADELDGASATDLLRWTDAHFGGVNGPRGWATCNYVVASNMQEAVLVDLASKVRPGVPVIFLDTGYHFAETLGTRDAVESVYDIRVLNVTPEHTVAEQDELLGKDLFASNPTECCRLRKVLPLTKALRGYSAWVTGIRRVEAPTRANAPLISFDEAFGLVKVNPLATWTDEDVETYVQQNNVLVNPLVDEGYPSIGCAPCTTKPVAGADPRSGRWQGLAKTECGLHAS, encoded by the coding sequence ATGAGTTATACCGAGGCGCAGCTACGTGAATTGGCTGCCCGTGGTGCCGACGAGCTGGACGGTGCCAGCGCCACCGACCTGTTGCGTTGGACCGACGCCCACTTCGGCGGCGTCAACGGCCCCCGGGGCTGGGCCACCTGCAACTACGTGGTCGCCTCCAACATGCAAGAAGCCGTGTTGGTCGACCTGGCCTCCAAAGTGCGCCCGGGCGTGCCGGTGATCTTCCTCGATACCGGCTATCACTTCGCCGAAACCCTCGGCACCCGGGATGCGGTCGAATCCGTCTATGACATCCGGGTTCTCAACGTCACCCCGGAACACACGGTGGCCGAGCAAGACGAGCTGCTCGGTAAGGACCTGTTCGCCAGCAATCCCACGGAGTGCTGCCGGCTGCGCAAGGTCCTCCCGCTGACCAAGGCGCTGCGAGGCTACTCGGCCTGGGTCACCGGCATCCGCCGGGTGGAGGCGCCCACCCGCGCCAACGCCCCGCTGATCAGCTTCGACGAGGCGTTCGGACTGGTGAAGGTCAACCCGCTGGCCACCTGGACCGACGAGGACGTGGAGACCTACGTCCAGCAGAACAACGTGCTGGTCAACCCGCTCGTCGACGAGGGCTACCCGTCGATCGGCTGCGCCCCGTGCACCACCAAACCGGTCGCCGGGGCCGACCCGCGCAGTGGGCGCTGGCAGGGGCTGGCCAAGACCGAATGCGGGTTGCACGCCTCATGA
- a CDS encoding sirohydrochlorin chelatase has translation MSTLILTAHGSKDPRSAANARAVAAQLTGIRPELDVRPAFLELAGPSFVDVLTGLPNGRPAVVTPLLLASAYHARRDIPTQIARAGAHGVRQADVLGEDDRLISVLRERLAELDVSPLDRDLGVVVVAIGSSNTAANARTAQVAATLAAGTRWAGATIAFATRPQPSVADAVAGLRRHGARRLVIAPWFLAPGLITDKVWNYARDNGIPMAQPLGAHRLVAETLLDRYDQALAHHAAA, from the coding sequence ATGAGCACGTTGATCCTCACCGCGCACGGCAGCAAAGATCCGCGATCGGCGGCCAACGCCCGAGCGGTCGCAGCCCAGCTCACCGGCATCCGGCCGGAACTCGACGTGCGGCCGGCCTTCTTGGAACTGGCCGGGCCCAGCTTCGTCGACGTGCTCACCGGATTGCCCAACGGCCGCCCGGCCGTCGTCACTCCCCTGCTGCTGGCCAGCGCCTACCACGCACGCCGCGACATCCCCACCCAGATTGCGCGCGCCGGTGCGCACGGCGTCCGTCAGGCCGACGTGCTCGGTGAGGACGATCGCTTGATATCGGTACTGCGCGAACGCCTGGCAGAACTCGATGTTTCGCCGCTGGACCGGGACCTGGGTGTGGTGGTGGTCGCGATCGGCTCATCGAACACCGCAGCGAATGCACGCACCGCCCAGGTGGCCGCCACGCTGGCCGCCGGCACCCGCTGGGCCGGGGCCACCATCGCCTTTGCCACCCGGCCACAACCGTCGGTGGCCGACGCGGTCGCGGGGTTGCGGCGCCACGGCGCCCGCCGCCTCGTCATCGCACCGTGGTTCCTGGCGCCGGGTCTGATCACCGACAAGGTGTGGAACTACGCGCGCGACAACGGTATTCCGATGGCGCAACCGCTGGGCGCGCACCGGCTGGTGGCCGAGACGCTCCTCGACCGCTACGACCAGGCGCTGGCCCACCACGCCGCGGCCTAG
- a CDS encoding LysR family transcriptional regulator yields the protein MPLSSRMPELASFEIFLAIAQTGSLGGAARELGLTQQAVSKRLAAMEAQVGVTLAARTTRGSQLTPAGVVVAEWAARLLDVASEVDAGLGALRKEGRERIKVVASQTIAEQLMPHWLLSLQDAARRRGDSAPQVILTATNSEHAIAAVRGGTADLGFVENPGPPRGLGSCVVGHDELVIVVPPGHRWTRRAHPVSAGELAQTPLVTREPRSGIRDSLTVALRQVLGDDVRQAPPVLELSSAAAMRAAVLAGAGPAAMSRLAVADDLAVGRLSAVPVPDLDLRRQFRAIWVGGRTPPAGAIRELLSHIRSG from the coding sequence ATGCCGCTCAGTTCCCGCATGCCCGAACTCGCCTCGTTCGAGATCTTTCTGGCGATCGCGCAGACCGGCAGCCTCGGCGGTGCCGCCCGCGAACTCGGCTTGACCCAACAAGCCGTGTCGAAACGGCTCGCGGCGATGGAAGCCCAGGTCGGCGTGACGCTGGCCGCCCGAACCACCCGCGGCTCACAACTCACCCCGGCCGGGGTGGTCGTCGCCGAGTGGGCTGCGCGCTTACTTGACGTCGCGAGCGAGGTCGATGCCGGTCTGGGTGCCCTGCGCAAGGAGGGGCGCGAGCGGATCAAAGTGGTGGCCAGCCAGACGATCGCCGAACAGCTGATGCCGCACTGGCTGCTGTCGTTACAGGACGCGGCCAGGCGGCGCGGCGACAGCGCCCCCCAGGTGATCCTGACGGCCACCAACAGCGAGCACGCCATCGCCGCGGTTCGTGGCGGCACCGCTGATCTCGGATTCGTCGAAAACCCCGGGCCGCCAAGAGGGTTGGGTAGCTGTGTGGTGGGCCATGACGAGCTGGTGATCGTGGTGCCGCCAGGGCACAGGTGGACTCGGCGAGCGCACCCGGTGAGCGCCGGTGAACTCGCGCAAACACCCTTGGTTACTCGCGAACCCCGTTCGGGCATCCGCGATTCGCTGACGGTGGCGCTGCGTCAGGTGCTAGGCGACGATGTGCGCCAAGCGCCGCCGGTGCTCGAATTGTCCTCCGCCGCAGCCATGCGCGCCGCGGTGCTGGCCGGTGCCGGGCCGGCGGCGATGAGCCGGCTGGCGGTTGCCGACGACCTCGCGGTCGGCCGACTGAGCGCCGTTCCGGTGCCCGATTTGGACCTGCGGCGCCAGTTTCGGGCCATCTGGGTTGGCGGGCGCACCCCGCCTGCTGGGGCCATCCGGGAGCTGCTCAGCCATATCCGCTCCGGCTAG